Below is a window of Granulicella pectinivorans DNA.
AGAAGTACCTGGAGATCGCTCCGGATGGTCCGCATGCGAAGGATGTGGCGGATATTCTGACGGGTATCGGCGCAACCGTAAGCTCCAGCTACAAGGCTGGTAAGGCTGGCAAGAAGTAGGCTGTTCGCAGTGCTGGAGAGCCCTGGGCCTTGGCCTGGGGCTTTTCCTTTTTTTGGGGGGTCGTGTGAGTGTTCTCGGGTTCGATGAGGCGTTGGCTGTGGTGCTGGAGCATGCGCGTGGGTTGGGGGCTCCGCCGCTGATCGAGGTGGTGGCGCTGAAGGATGCGGTGGGAAGGGTGATCGCGGAGCCGGTGCGGGCGGACCGGGATCAGCCGCCGTTCGACCGGTCGACGCGGGATGGGTTTGCGGTGCGGTCGGGTTCGTTTGCCTCTGGCGCGACGCTTCGGGTGATGGGTGAGGTGCGGGCCGGGGAGCGGTGGAGCGGTGGCCGGGTGGGCGAGGGGGAGGCGGTGAAGATCATGACCGGGGCTCCCCTGCCGACGGGGGCGGATGCGGTGGCGATGGTGGAGTTTGTGGAGGTGGTGGGAGAGGGAATACGGACGGTGGCGGGCCGTGGTTTGGCCCGGTTCGAGAACGTGGTGTTGCGCGGGAGCGAGGCGCGGGCGGGGTATGTGGTGATGGCGGCGGGGACGGTGGTGGGCGCGGCGGAGATTGGCCTGGCGGCGACATGCGGGCGGGCGGAGCTGACGGTGTACAGGAGGCCGATGGTGGCGGTGATCGCCACGGGGGATGAGCTGGTGGAGGTCGGTTCGGGGAGGGCGCTGGAGGAGGAAGAGATCTGGAACTCGAATGGGCATGCGCTGCGGGCGCTGGTGCATGGGTCGGGTGGGTTTGGGGGGAAGCTGGCGATTGCGCGGGATACGCTCGAGGACGTCACGGAGAGGGTTTTGCAGGGGCGGGCGTGGGATCTGATGATCTTGTCGGGTGGGGTGTCGATGGGAGAGTACGACCTGGTGGAGGAGGTGCTCGCCGGGCTGGGGGCGGAGTTCTTTTTTACCGGGGTGAAGATGCAGCCCGGCAAGCCGGTGGTGTTCGGGCGGCTGCCGGAGCGGGACGGGGCGAAGGCGTGCTACTTCTTTGGGTTGCCGGGGAATCCGGTTTCGACGCAGGTTACGTTTCATTGCTTTGTGGAGCCTTTTTTGAAGGCGATGGCGGGTGGGGTGGTGGAGGGGCCGTTGTTTGTGCAAGCTGCTTTGCGTGAGGCGGTGCCGGGGAGTACGGGGCGGATGCGGTTTCTGCCGGCTCGGTTGGGGCGGGATCGGGTTGGGCCTTCGGTGACGCTTGTTGGGTGGCAGGGGTCGGGGGATATGGCGGCGAATGCGCGGGCGAACTGCTATGCGGTGCTGCCGCAGCGGGAGGGGGAGTTTGCGGCGGGTGAGGTGATTTCGGTGCTGCTGCGGTAGGATGCGGGGATGAGCCAGACGCGACCAACTGCCCGGACGAAACGCAGCCTCTATCTCGAACTTTGCGGCTGAATGGTGATGTTTGGGTTGGGTGTGTTCGAGATTGGCTGGCAGCCATGGCGGCTGGGTGGAATCGGGGGAGTCTCGATCTGGCTGCAGGTGGCCGTTTCGTTGCTCTCGATGGGCAAGGTGGTCTGGAATATACGGACGGGAGATCGATGAGCAAGTTGTCGCATTACGATGAGGCAGGGGAGGCTCACATGGTGGATGTGAGCGGGAAGACGGCTACGCGGCGGGAGGCGACGGCGGGGGCGTTTGTGGAGCTCTCCGAGGCGGTGCTGGCGGCGCTGCCGCAGAACCCGAAGGGGAATCCGCTGGAGGTGGCGCGGTTTGCGGGGATTATGGCGGCGAAGCAAACGTCTTCGTTGATTCCGATGTGTCATCCGCTGGCGCTGAGCTTTGTGGATGTTGCGGCTACGGTGGTGGCGGGTGGGGTGAAGATCGAGGCGACCGCGGCGACTACGGCTGGCACGGGTGTGGAGATGGAGGCCATGGTGGCGGCCTCGGTCGCGGCGCTGACGGTGTATGACATGACCAAGGCGCTGGATAAAGGGATTCGGATTCGTGAGGTTGTGCTGTTGAGGAAGAGTGGGGGGAAGAGTGGGGATTATGTTCGAAGCGAAGTTTAGGATTCCAGGCACGGAGACACCCACATCTCAGAGGCGAGATGTGGGGCACCCTCGTTTGTGGCTCTTTCTGCTGCTTGCGCTTACCGTTGGGGCTTCGGCGCAGGGGGTGATCCGGCCCGGTGAGGTCTGGAAGGATGACCAGGGGCGGCAGATTCAGGCGCATGGGGGCGGGATTCTCAAACAGGGAAAGACGTTTTACTGGTTTGGCGAAGAGCGGGAGCAGGGGCGGGATACTTCGAAGAAATACGTCGGTTGCTACTCGTCGAAGGATCTTGTGCACTGGAAGTTTCGAAAGCTGATTGCGTTTGCCGATCCGGAGAACTTTGGGGCGCACTGGATTCTGGAGAGGCCGAAGGTCTACTTCAATGCGAAGACGAAGAAGTTTGTGATGTATATGCATATTGACGGGCCGGAGAGGCCCGGAGGGCCGGGGTATGGGCTGGCTCGGGTGGGGATCGCGGTGAGCGACAAGGTGGATGGGGATTACACGTATGTGAAGAGCTTTCGGCCGCTGGGGCATGAGAGCCGGGATATCGGGCAGTTTGTGGATGACGATGGGACGGCGTATCTGATTACCGAGGACAGGCCGTTTGGGTTCCGGATCGAGAAGCTGACCGACGACTTCATGGGGATTGAGAAGCAGATGACGTTAATCCCGATGCACATGGAGGGTGGGGCTCTGGTGCATTACAAGGGTCTTTACTATGCGGTCGGGTCGGCGCTGACGGGGTGGAATGCGAATCCGAACAAGTACGCTACGGCTACGAGCCTGGAAGGGCCTTGGTCGGAGTTCAAGGATATCGCTCCGCCGGAGACGAAGACGTATGGGTCGCAGTCTACGTTGCTGCTGAAGATTGTGGGGACGAAGACGACTTCGGTGATCTTTATGGGGGATGTGTGGAAGGCGAAGACGCTTTGGGACTCGCGGTATCTTTGGATGCCGGTGGAGATTGGGGATGGGGTTTTGAAGCTGCCGGAGCCTAAGCCCTGGACGATTGATGTGAAGACGGGTGTGACGAAGGTCCTGCCTTAGTTTCGATCGAACGGCGCTCTGAGGGGTTGCGATTTGCAAAAGGGGTTTACGAGAAGACCGAAGGCCGAGGAACCCGCGCCGGCGAACCACGGCAAGAACTACATCACTCCAGCCGGGATCGAACGCCTGAAAGAGGAGCGCCATTTCCTGATCACCAAGGATCGTCCAGCCGTGGTGCAGGTGGTGGCGTGGGCTGCGAGCAATGGCGATCGCAGCGAAAATGCCGACTACCAGTACAGCAAGCGGCGGCTGCGGCAGATCGATGGACGGGTTCGCTTCCTGACCAAGCGGATCGAAGCCGCGGAGGTGGTCGACCCGGAGGCTCCGAGGACGGGGCTGCGGGCGACGAGGGCGTTCTTTGGGGCGACCGTGCGGTATGCAAATGCCGCGGGGGAAGAGCGGGTGGTGAGCATCGTCGGGACCGATGAAGTCGATCTCGACCGCGGCCATGTCAGTTGGGAGTCGCCGCTGGGGCGCGCCTTGATGAAAGCGGGAGAGTACGACGAGGTGGTTCTGCGTGCGCCGGGCGGCACGGAGACGCTGACTGTGTTGGAGGTGCGGTACGAGCGGATTGCCGTGGAACCGTTTCGGGTGCCGGCTGCGTTCGACGGGGCGACCAAGGGGCTTGATCGCTGACAGGCACATCCACATCTCAGAAGCGGATGTGGGGCACCCGGGTTTGTGGCTCGCTAGACTGCGGTGGCTAGAGTTACGGCGAAGAGGTTCTTTTCGTCGTGGTAGGTCTTAGTCGGGGTGTAGCCGGTGGTCTTGAAGAGCTCCGCAAGGGCGGGTTGGGTGAATTTGTAACTGTTCTCGGTGTGGATGGTCTCGCCCTGTTCGAAGGTGATGGTCAGATCACAGGCGCGGAGATGGACCGTCTGGCGGTGCTGCGATTCCAGGTGCATCTCGATGCGGGATTCGATCGCGCTCCAGCGGGCTACGTGGCGGAAACACTCCGGGCGGAAGTCGGCGTCGAGGTCGCGGTTAAGGCGGGTGAGGATGTTGCGGTTGAAGGCGGCGGTGACTCCTGCCGCGTCGTCGTAGGCGGCTAGTAGAGTGGCGATGGACTTTGCGGGGCTGGGTGCCAGATCGGTGCCGAGGAGGATGACGTCGCCGGGCTGAAGCTGGGCGCGGAGGTTCGCGAGGATGGCCTGGGCCTCTTCGGGCGAGAAGTTGCCGATACTGGAGCCGATGTAGAGGGCGAGGATCCTGGCGCCTTCGGGGCGCTCGAGGGAGATGGGTTCGGTGGTGTAGTTGGCGAGCTGGGGGCGAACGAGGAGGCCGGGGATGGCGCGCTCCAGCAGCTCGGTGGCCTCGTCGAGGCAGGTCTGGCTGACATCGATGGGTTGATAGAGGAGCTCGGGCTGGCGGGCGATGGCGGCGCGGAGGAGGATGCCGGTCTTGGTCGCGGTGCCTGCGCCCAGTTCGGCGATGGTGAGATGTTCGGCGTTCTCAGCAAGGACGGAGGAGATGATTTCGCGGGCGTTTGCTTGGAAGATGGCGCGCTCGGTGCGGGTGAGGTAGTACTCGGGGAGGGCGGTGATCTGCTCGAAGAGATGCGAGCCGGACTCGTCGTAGAAGAGCCACGGCGGAAGGGTGCGCGGGGTTACGGTGAGGCCCGCGCTGGCGGCGAGGGCTACGGCCTGGGTGGTGGAGACTGCTTCTGCTGTGGGCAAACCGGTTCCCTCTTCAACACTGAGCGAGTGTATGTCTGGGTTCGATGCGATGTATAGCCCATGGGGTGCGGCCCGGAGAACATTTGATGGACAGGAGTGCAAAGTCTGCTGACAATGCCTGACACGGCTAAACCTCCTTTGCGAGACGGAGTCCGGAGAACTGCCAGCGGGTGGAGGGAGGGAAGAAGTTGCGGTAGGTGGACCGGATGTGGGTGGCGGGGGTGACGCAGGAGCCTCCGCGGAGGATGATCTGCGAGGACATGAACTTACCGTTGTACTCGCCGAGGGCTCCGGGGAGGGGTTTGTAGCCGGGGTATCCGGTGTAAGGGCTGGCGGTCCACTCCCAGGTGTCGCCGAAGAGCTGGGTGGTGGTGGCGGGGGTGGGGTGGAGGGCTTCGGTCTCGATGAAGTTGGAGGCGGCAGGGATCGGGGATTGGGTGGCGGCGTATTCCCACTCGAATTCCGTGGGGAGACGACACCCCTTCCAACGGGCGAAGGCATCGGCCTCGAAGAAGCTGAGGTGACAGACGGGGGTTTCGGCGAGGCCGTCCTGCTCGGGCAGGGGTTCGAAGCCGTGGAGGGTGTAGATCTTCCAGCCCGTTGGAGAGGCCTGGTCGCGGGTCCAGTAGAGCGGGGCCTGCCAGCCCTCGTTGCGGAGGGTGGTCCATCCCTCGGAGAGCCAGAGTTCGGGACGGGTGTAGGCGTTGTCGTTCATGAAGGCCAGGTATTCGGCGCAGGTGACGAGACGGTCGGCCAGGGCGAAGGGGCGAAGGAAGACGGTGTGCTGGGGGGTCTCGTTGTCGAAGGCGAAGGCCTCGGGGGAGTTGGGGTCGGGGGTGACGCCGATCTGGACGAGGCCGTTTTCTGGAGCGTAGGTGGTGAAGGTGAGGGCGGGGGCGATTCCCTTTTGTTCTGGAGCTTCTTTGTACGCGGGGTGGAGGGGGTTCGTGAAGAGGGCGTGCTTGATGTCGGTGGCGATGAGCTCCTGGTGCTGCTGCTCGTGTTCGAAGCCGAGGGCCATGCGGCGGATGGGCTCGTCGTCGACGGTCGTTGCGAGAAGCTGCTCGACGGCGGCGTCGACGTGGATGCGGTAGGCGAGGATCTGGTCGAGGGGGGGCCGGGAGAAACTGGCGCGGAGCTTCTTCTCGGGCATGTCGCCGAGGGAGTTGTAGTAGGAGTTGAAGAGCCAGAGGAAGTCGGGGTGGAAGGGCTTGTAGTGGGGGAGGAAGTCGCGAAGGATGAAGGTCTCGAAGAACCAGGTGGTGTGGGCGAGGTGCCACTTGACCGGGCTGGCCTCGGGGGTGGACTGGACCATCAGGTCTTCGGGGGTGAGGGGGCCGACGAGGGCCATGGTCGCGGAACGGACGAGTCGGAAGCGGGTGAGGAGGGATTCGGCCAGAGCGGAGGCAGAGGTGGTGGTCGGCATGGGGTCTCCCGGGGTGTGGTGACTATCTTATGGGATCGGCGCGGGCCGATTGTGGCGTTTCGAGCGTAATTCAAGATTGGATGCATCCGGCAGGGATCGGTCGGTGGATTTTTTGGGCGCGACCGCATGGTGGGGATGTATAAATGGCCGAACGACGGAGGATGGGATGGCGGATGCGATGGACCTGGTGGCGATCAAGGTGAAGCAGCAGGCGGCCTGGGCGAGCGGTGACTATGCCGTGGTCGGCAATACGATCGTGCTGATGGCTGAGTTGCTGTGCGAGGCGATGGACGTGCGCAGCGGGTGGCGGGTGCTGGATGTGGCGGCGGGTAGCGGGAATGCGTCGTTGGCGGCCGCGCGCAGGGGGTGCTGGGTGACCTCGACGGATTATGTGCCTGCTCTGCTGGAACAGGGCGAGGCGCGGGCGGAGGCGGAAGGGTTTCGGATCGCGTTCCAGGAGGCGGATGCGGAGAATCTGCCGTTTGAGGATGGGTCGTTCGACGCGGTGATCTCGACGGTGGGAGTGATGTTCGCGCCCAACCAGGAACGGTGCGCGATGGAGATGATGCGGGTGTGCAAGGCGGGTGGGACGATTGGGATGGCGAACTGGACGCCGGGGGGATTTGTGGGGCAGATCTTCAGGTGTATTGGGAAGTATCTGCCGCCGCCGGCTGGGCTGAAGCCACCCTCGGTGTGGGGGACGGAGGCTCGGCTGACGGAGCTGTTTTCTGGCGTGGCGAAGATCGAGACAGTCGCGCGGCAGTTTGTGTTTCGGTCGGCGAGTCCGGCGGCCTGGCTGGAGGGGTTCAAGACGTACTATGGGCCGATGCACAAGACGTTTCTGGCGCTCGATGAGGCTGGGCGGGCCGGGTTGACGAAGGACTTGATGGAGTTGGTGGGATCTCTGAACCGGGCTGAGGATGGGACGATGGTCGTGCCGAGTGAGTATCTGGAGATTGTGATCACCCGTTAGGCGTGGCCGTTGAGGAGATGGGCCAGGGTGTAGGCGACGGCGGCGGCGGCGCCTCCGATGCTCGCGGTTTGGAATGCGGAGCGCAGGGTTCCGGTGCCGAGGAGACGGCCTTTGAGGGCTCCGAAGATGGCGAGGGCAAGGAGAGTGATGACGACCGAAAGCCGGAGTGCGAGGGTGACCGGCGGCAGGGCGCCGGGGGTGGGGATGACGTGCTGGAGGAGCATGTAGGGAAGCAGCGGGATGAAGCCGCCGGCGATGTAGGCCGCGGCGATGGTGAGGGCGGAGCGGTGGGCCCGGTTGGGAGCAGGGGCTTCGAGGCCAAGCTCGAAGCGCATCATGAAGTCGACGTAGGCGGGATGGTTCTGCTGGAGGGCTTCGAGGACCGGTTTCGCGGCTTCGCGGGGGACTTTGTACTGGGCGAAGATCTCGTAAATCTCCTCGGCCTCGTCGTCGGGACGGGTGACGACCTCGTCCTGCTCGCGGGCCAGCTCGGAGGCGTAGTGCTCGGCGTCGCCACGGGCGGCGAGGTAGCCACCAAGGCCCATGGCGATGGAGCCAGCCGCGATCTCGGCGAGGCCGGCGAGGACGACGATATGCGTGGACGCGATGGCTCCGGAGAGGCCGGCGGCGAGGGCGAAGGGTACGGTGAGTCCGTCGGAGAGGCCGATGACGATGTCGCGCACGGTTTCGGTCGAGGTGAAGTGGTGCTCATGATGAGGGTCGCGCGCGATGTCATGCATGGCGGTAGTGTAGCGGAGGAGGGCACACCGTCTGTGGACGGGTGGAAATATATGTCGGCTGACAGCGTCTTTCGCGGGGGGATCGCGTCTTTATCTCCAAAGAGACAAATACTCGCCGGGATGCCGGTGAGTGAGAGGTTGTGTATGCGTGGTTTGGGAATAGCTTCGTTCGGACGGCGGATCGCGCTGGCTCTGCTACTTTCGGGGGTGGTCGCGGCGCAGGCTCAGGATGGGTCTCCGGGCGGCGGTTTCGCCGGTGGCGGGCAGATGGTGCGGGGCACCGTGACCGCTGCCACGGATGGCACGCTGACCGTGAAGACCGATGGCGGGGAGACCTACCAGGTGGTGACGACGACCAACACGCGGGTGATGAAGGATAGGCAACCGGTCAAGATCGCCGCGATCACGGTGGGCTCGAGCATTGGGGCGATGGGGCTGCTGGACGCTCCGACGAAGACGGTGCATGCGATGTTTTTGACCGTCGTGGACGCGGAGCAGGTGAAGAAGATGCGCGAGGGGATGGGCAAGGTCTTCATCGTGGGGAAGGTGACGGCGATCGATGAGACGACGCTGACGATTCTGCGGCAGGATGGGGTGACGCAGAAGATCGAGGTGGATGAGACCACGTCGTTCAAGCGCGGCGGGGCCGGGATGCGGGCTTTCATGGCGGGCAGTGGTCCGGTGGACGCGGGCGCGGTGCGGCAGGGGCCTCCGGCGGAGAGCATTACCCTGATGGACATCAAGGTGGGTGACTCGGTGGGCGGACAGGGTGCGGTGAAGAACGGCGTGTTCGTGCCGAAGGAGCTGAGCGTGAT
It encodes the following:
- a CDS encoding VIT1/CCC1 transporter family protein; its protein translation is MHDIARDPHHEHHFTSTETVRDIVIGLSDGLTVPFALAAGLSGAIASTHIVVLAGLAEIAAGSIAMGLGGYLAARGDAEHYASELAREQDEVVTRPDDEAEEIYEIFAQYKVPREAAKPVLEALQQNHPAYVDFMMRFELGLEAPAPNRAHRSALTIAAAYIAGGFIPLLPYMLLQHVIPTPGALPPVTLALRLSVVITLLALAIFGALKGRLLGTGTLRSAFQTASIGGAAAAVAYTLAHLLNGHA
- the egtD gene encoding L-histidine N(alpha)-methyltransferase → MPTAEAVSTTQAVALAASAGLTVTPRTLPPWLFYDESGSHLFEQITALPEYYLTRTERAIFQANAREIISSVLAENAEHLTIAELGAGTATKTGILLRAAIARQPELLYQPIDVSQTCLDEATELLERAIPGLLVRPQLANYTTEPISLERPEGARILALYIGSSIGNFSPEEAQAILANLRAQLQPGDVILLGTDLAPSPAKSIATLLAAYDDAAGVTAAFNRNILTRLNRDLDADFRPECFRHVARWSAIESRIEMHLESQHRQTVHLRACDLTITFEQGETIHTENSYKFTQPALAELFKTTGYTPTKTYHDEKNLFAVTLATAV
- the greB gene encoding transcription elongation factor GreB: MQKGFTRRPKAEEPAPANHGKNYITPAGIERLKEERHFLITKDRPAVVQVVAWAASNGDRSENADYQYSKRRLRQIDGRVRFLTKRIEAAEVVDPEAPRTGLRATRAFFGATVRYANAAGEERVVSIVGTDEVDLDRGHVSWESPLGRALMKAGEYDEVVLRAPGGTETLTVLEVRYERIAVEPFRVPAAFDGATKGLDR
- the moaC gene encoding cyclic pyranopterin monophosphate synthase MoaC; its protein translation is MSKLSHYDEAGEAHMVDVSGKTATRREATAGAFVELSEAVLAALPQNPKGNPLEVARFAGIMAAKQTSSLIPMCHPLALSFVDVAATVVAGGVKIEATAATTAGTGVEMEAMVAASVAALTVYDMTKALDKGIRIREVVLLRKSGGKSGDYVRSEV
- the egtB gene encoding ergothioneine biosynthesis protein EgtB; amino-acid sequence: MPTTTSASALAESLLTRFRLVRSATMALVGPLTPEDLMVQSTPEASPVKWHLAHTTWFFETFILRDFLPHYKPFHPDFLWLFNSYYNSLGDMPEKKLRASFSRPPLDQILAYRIHVDAAVEQLLATTVDDEPIRRMALGFEHEQQHQELIATDIKHALFTNPLHPAYKEAPEQKGIAPALTFTTYAPENGLVQIGVTPDPNSPEAFAFDNETPQHTVFLRPFALADRLVTCAEYLAFMNDNAYTRPELWLSEGWTTLRNEGWQAPLYWTRDQASPTGWKIYTLHGFEPLPEQDGLAETPVCHLSFFEADAFARWKGCRLPTEFEWEYAATQSPIPAASNFIETEALHPTPATTTQLFGDTWEWTASPYTGYPGYKPLPGALGEYNGKFMSSQIILRGGSCVTPATHIRSTYRNFFPPSTRWQFSGLRLAKEV
- a CDS encoding DUF5666 domain-containing protein: MRGLGIASFGRRIALALLLSGVVAAQAQDGSPGGGFAGGGQMVRGTVTAATDGTLTVKTDGGETYQVVTTTNTRVMKDRQPVKIAAITVGSSIGAMGLLDAPTKTVHAMFLTVVDAEQVKKMREGMGKVFIVGKVTAIDETTLTILRQDGVTQKIEVDETTSFKRGGAGMRAFMAGSGPVDAGAVRQGPPAESITLMDIKVGDSVGGQGAVKNGVFVPKELSVMAPRAPGAGGGRRRNQDGAAAGAPAAPQ
- a CDS encoding class I SAM-dependent methyltransferase: MADAMDLVAIKVKQQAAWASGDYAVVGNTIVLMAELLCEAMDVRSGWRVLDVAAGSGNASLAAARRGCWVTSTDYVPALLEQGEARAEAEGFRIAFQEADAENLPFEDGSFDAVISTVGVMFAPNQERCAMEMMRVCKAGGTIGMANWTPGGFVGQIFRCIGKYLPPPAGLKPPSVWGTEARLTELFSGVAKIETVARQFVFRSASPAAWLEGFKTYYGPMHKTFLALDEAGRAGLTKDLMELVGSLNRAEDGTMVVPSEYLEIVITR
- the glp gene encoding gephyrin-like molybdotransferase Glp is translated as MSVLGFDEALAVVLEHARGLGAPPLIEVVALKDAVGRVIAEPVRADRDQPPFDRSTRDGFAVRSGSFASGATLRVMGEVRAGERWSGGRVGEGEAVKIMTGAPLPTGADAVAMVEFVEVVGEGIRTVAGRGLARFENVVLRGSEARAGYVVMAAGTVVGAAEIGLAATCGRAELTVYRRPMVAVIATGDELVEVGSGRALEEEEIWNSNGHALRALVHGSGGFGGKLAIARDTLEDVTERVLQGRAWDLMILSGGVSMGEYDLVEEVLAGLGAEFFFTGVKMQPGKPVVFGRLPERDGAKACYFFGLPGNPVSTQVTFHCFVEPFLKAMAGGVVEGPLFVQAALREAVPGSTGRMRFLPARLGRDRVGPSVTLVGWQGSGDMAANARANCYAVLPQREGEFAAGEVISVLLR
- a CDS encoding family 43 glycosylhydrolase produces the protein MGHPRLWLFLLLALTVGASAQGVIRPGEVWKDDQGRQIQAHGGGILKQGKTFYWFGEEREQGRDTSKKYVGCYSSKDLVHWKFRKLIAFADPENFGAHWILERPKVYFNAKTKKFVMYMHIDGPERPGGPGYGLARVGIAVSDKVDGDYTYVKSFRPLGHESRDIGQFVDDDGTAYLITEDRPFGFRIEKLTDDFMGIEKQMTLIPMHMEGGALVHYKGLYYAVGSALTGWNANPNKYATATSLEGPWSEFKDIAPPETKTYGSQSTLLLKIVGTKTTSVIFMGDVWKAKTLWDSRYLWMPVEIGDGVLKLPEPKPWTIDVKTGVTKVLP